Part of the Janibacter endophyticus genome is shown below.
ACGGCAAGTTCGACGACGAGGTCGTCGCGGTCGAGATCCCGCAGCGCAAGGGCGACCCGGTCGTCTTCAAGAACGACGAAGGGGTCCGGGCCGACACCACGGCCGAGTCCCTCGGCCGGCTGCGTCCCGCCTTCGACAAGAGCGGCACGATCACCGCTGGCTCGGCCTCGCAGATCTCCGACGGTGCCTGCGCGGTCGTCGTCATGAGCAAGGCCAAGGCCGAGGAGCTCGGGCTGGACTACCTCGCCGAGATCGGCGCTCACGGCGTCGTCGCCGGCCCGGACAGCACGCTCCAGGCCCAGCCGGCCAACGCGATCCAGGCCGCCTGCGACAAGGAGGGGATCAGCCCCTCCGACCTCAAGGTCGTCGAGATCAACGAGGCCTTCGCCGCCGTCGGTCTCGCCTCGGCCAAGCAGCTCGGCCTCGACGCCGACATCGTCAACCCCAACGGCGGCGCGATCGCCATGGGTCACCCGCTCGGGATGTCCGGTGCGCGTGTCGTCCTCACCCTGGCACACGAGCTGAAGCGTCGCGGTGGCGGCGTCGGCGCGGCCGCCCTCTGCGGCGGCGGCGGCCAGGGTGACGCTCTCATCGTGCGCGTGCCCTCCGCCTGACGGACCTCCGGCGCACCCTTGCCCGGGTTGGTGTGAACCTCGCCCGGGTCGCTGTGACAAGGGCCCCTCACCCGATCGGGTGAGGGGCCCTGCGTCGTGGTCGC
Proteins encoded:
- a CDS encoding acetyl-CoA C-acetyltransferase, translating into MSDRPVSVIVAGARTPMGRMSGSLKGFSGSDLGGFAIKGALEKAGVKGEDVDYVIMGQVLTAGEGQIPARQAAIKGGIPLNVPALTVNKVCLSGIDAIALADQLIRAGEFDIVVAGGQESMTNAPHLLPKSRDGFKYGDVQLRDSMAYDGLHDVITDQAMGSLTETTNQGGDSFSREEQDEFAAGSHTKAAQAWADGKFDDEVVAVEIPQRKGDPVVFKNDEGVRADTTAESLGRLRPAFDKSGTITAGSASQISDGACAVVVMSKAKAEELGLDYLAEIGAHGVVAGPDSTLQAQPANAIQAACDKEGISPSDLKVVEINEAFAAVGLASAKQLGLDADIVNPNGGAIAMGHPLGMSGARVVLTLAHELKRRGGGVGAAALCGGGGQGDALIVRVPSA